In one window of Posidoniimonas corsicana DNA:
- a CDS encoding ExbD/TolR family protein, with product MPLKVAQDENLNLNLTPMIDVVFLLVIFFMVATRFTEAERNIELELPQVPAAGEAAAPIKPRVITVTNEGQTLLDGEPVAIEELTTRLADEVRRSPDVQVVINGDARTPFQAVAAALAACREARVEDLGITVELAAKAGSTIR from the coding sequence ATGCCGCTCAAGGTCGCCCAAGACGAGAACCTGAACCTGAACCTCACGCCGATGATCGACGTGGTGTTCCTGCTGGTGATCTTTTTCATGGTGGCCACCCGGTTCACCGAGGCCGAGCGGAACATCGAGCTGGAGCTGCCGCAGGTTCCCGCCGCCGGCGAGGCCGCCGCGCCCATCAAGCCACGCGTGATCACGGTCACCAACGAGGGCCAGACGCTGCTGGACGGCGAGCCGGTCGCAATCGAAGAACTCACCACCCGGCTCGCGGACGAGGTGCGCCGCTCGCCGGACGTGCAGGTCGTCATCAACGGCGACGCGCGAACCCCGTTCCAGGCGGTGGCCGCCGCGCTGGCGGCGTGCCGCGAGGCGCGGGTCGAGGACCTGGGGATCACGGTCGAGCTCGCCGCCAAGGCGGGCTCGACTATCCGCTAA
- a CDS encoding MotA/TolQ/ExbB proton channel family protein, which yields MPRPKRSLRCLAGLACWVTAAVAAAQQPAGAAAEATSAAAEPTKSLFDLFVDGGLLLWPILIASMVMLVVAIERLVSLRRGNVVPGPFIKCFLTQVREGESQDGALVLCEADNSHIGRVFEAGVRRWGKPAVEVEQAILDEGERSANRLRRNLRVINGVAQVCPLLGLLGTVVGMMKAFDQIAGAAAMGRPEALAGGISEALLSTAAGLGVAIPALILYLHFVGRVDSLVMEIDRRGQELVNLISAEALADRRGKRKAA from the coding sequence ATGCCACGCCCGAAACGAAGCCTCCGATGCCTCGCCGGCCTGGCGTGCTGGGTGACCGCCGCCGTGGCCGCCGCGCAACAGCCGGCGGGCGCCGCGGCCGAGGCGACCAGCGCCGCGGCCGAGCCGACCAAGAGCCTGTTCGACCTGTTCGTCGACGGCGGGCTGCTGCTGTGGCCGATCCTGATCGCGTCGATGGTGATGCTGGTCGTGGCGATCGAGCGGCTGGTGTCGCTGCGGCGCGGGAACGTGGTGCCCGGCCCGTTCATCAAGTGCTTCCTGACTCAGGTCCGCGAGGGCGAGTCGCAAGACGGCGCGCTGGTGCTCTGCGAGGCAGACAACAGCCACATCGGCCGCGTGTTCGAGGCCGGCGTCCGCCGGTGGGGGAAGCCGGCCGTTGAGGTGGAGCAGGCGATCCTCGACGAGGGCGAGCGGTCGGCCAACCGGCTGCGTCGCAACCTCCGCGTGATCAACGGCGTCGCGCAGGTCTGCCCGCTGCTGGGCCTGCTGGGCACGGTGGTCGGCATGATGAAGGCCTTCGACCAGATCGCCGGCGCCGCCGCGATGGGCCGCCCCGAGGCGCTGGCCGGCGGCATCAGCGAGGCGCTGCTGTCGACCGCTGCGGGCCTGGGCGTGGCGATCCCGGCGCTGATCCTGTACCTGCACTTCGTCGGCCGCGTCGACTCGCTGGTCATGGAGATCGACCGCCGCGGGCAGGAGCTGGTGAACCTGATCTCCGCCGAGGCGCTCGCCGACCGCCGCGGCAAGCGCAAGGCCGCGTAG
- a CDS encoding BON domain-containing protein: MTSRNWVAMAAAAALLWPSLAAAGPQEKAMAQNIAQSVKQSGQLSNYRLGVSYNDGVATLSGTVTDASQAKQAVRIAKGVAGVDKVVNKLQVQQQAQPAAFESPKEEKSGGLLMSLREAAKPQGQALPMPAAQQPQLRPTNNTPMPMGQARLQPAAYQQQVQQAQCSGGYASGYAAGGGSGAGGYDNANLPGYAWPSYAASPNYAALTYPKQYSPTAWPYIGPFYPYPQVPLGWRKVTLEWDDGWWFLDFSHHQCQ, from the coding sequence ATGACCAGTCGTAACTGGGTAGCAATGGCAGCCGCGGCTGCCTTGTTGTGGCCGTCGCTCGCCGCGGCTGGCCCGCAAGAAAAGGCGATGGCCCAAAACATCGCCCAGTCCGTTAAGCAGAGCGGTCAGCTCTCGAACTACCGCCTGGGCGTCTCGTACAACGACGGCGTCGCGACGCTGTCCGGCACCGTGACCGACGCCTCGCAGGCCAAGCAGGCGGTCCGCATCGCCAAGGGCGTGGCGGGCGTCGACAAGGTGGTGAACAAGCTGCAGGTGCAGCAGCAGGCCCAGCCGGCCGCGTTCGAGTCTCCCAAGGAGGAGAAGTCGGGCGGTTTGCTGATGTCGCTGCGTGAAGCCGCCAAGCCGCAGGGCCAGGCGCTGCCGATGCCGGCGGCCCAGCAGCCGCAGCTGCGTCCGACCAACAACACCCCGATGCCGATGGGCCAGGCCCGTCTGCAGCCGGCCGCCTACCAGCAGCAGGTGCAGCAGGCTCAGTGCTCGGGCGGTTACGCCTCGGGCTACGCGGCCGGTGGCGGCTCCGGCGCCGGCGGCTACGACAACGCCAACCTGCCCGGCTACGCGTGGCCCAGCTACGCCGCCAGCCCCAACTACGCGGCCCTGACGTACCCCAAGCAGTACTCGCCCACCGCTTGGCCCTACATCGGCCCGTTCTACCCCTACCCGCAGGTCCCGCTGGGCTGGCGGAAGGTGACCCTCGAATGGGACGACGGCTGGTGGTTCCTGGACTTCAGCCACCACCAGTGCCAGTAA
- a CDS encoding TlpA disulfide reductase family protein, with translation MPQFPRRYSIATSLLLLAVGSPAAAAPPPKAEAALSISPLHSVEYDRPSEAEARTCKVELEKGDKGSAWVVRTADGQVLRRYSDTNGDNQLDAWCYFKDGLEVYRDIDSDFDRKVDQHRWFNTGGSKWGVDRDQDEKIDYWKQISPQEVGEELVDAIVKKDAAAFERLLLSKQELDAMKLSPTLHNQFASRIGQAASTFQDLASRQRLLSASSRYVDFGAAKPGALPSPPGTNGPEPIVYESASALVETNSKTEQLQLGVLIQAGDAWRLVDAPQIGGENVEVSSVFALSRFSSSGGAAAAPPSDKMQQLMEELEKLDARRATLPPAQQAKLIDEREQRLLALVQATEDPQFKETWYSQLADMYSSAAMEGVYPKGVARLQELENALVKMKASRELVAHVTYLRLWSDWVLKNQDPKLDFAKVQDEWVKQLRGFVKQFPDTPDTAEACLQLGMTLEFAGETDEALEWYQKLGKDFAGTPRGEKGLGAARRIDSVGKVMSLSGPGLDGGSVDLAKYRGKHVLIQYWATWYEPSKTEMAVLNQALSKYRKAGFEVLGVNLDNSPAAAKAYLAENRYPWRHVYDQDGLEGRLANEMGVMTLPLMILVDEDGKVVNRNVHATELDAELKRVLK, from the coding sequence ATGCCCCAGTTCCCCCGCCGGTACTCCATCGCCACCTCCTTGCTGCTGCTCGCCGTGGGCTCGCCCGCGGCCGCCGCGCCGCCGCCCAAGGCCGAGGCCGCGCTCAGCATCTCGCCGCTCCACAGCGTCGAGTACGACCGCCCGAGCGAGGCCGAGGCCCGCACCTGCAAGGTCGAACTCGAGAAGGGCGACAAGGGCAGCGCGTGGGTGGTCCGCACCGCCGACGGGCAGGTGCTCCGCCGCTACTCGGACACCAACGGCGACAACCAGCTGGACGCGTGGTGCTACTTCAAGGACGGCCTCGAGGTGTACCGCGACATCGACTCCGACTTCGACCGCAAGGTCGACCAGCACCGCTGGTTCAATACGGGCGGCTCCAAGTGGGGCGTCGACCGCGACCAGGACGAGAAGATCGACTACTGGAAGCAGATCTCGCCGCAGGAGGTGGGCGAGGAGCTGGTGGACGCCATCGTCAAGAAGGACGCCGCGGCCTTCGAACGCCTGCTGCTGAGCAAGCAGGAGCTGGACGCGATGAAGCTGTCGCCCACGCTGCACAACCAGTTCGCCAGCCGGATCGGGCAGGCCGCCAGCACCTTCCAGGACCTGGCCTCCCGGCAGCGACTGCTGTCGGCGAGCAGCCGCTACGTCGACTTCGGCGCCGCCAAGCCGGGCGCCCTGCCCTCCCCGCCCGGGACCAACGGCCCCGAGCCGATCGTGTACGAGAGCGCGTCGGCCCTGGTGGAAACCAACAGCAAGACCGAGCAGCTCCAACTCGGCGTGCTGATCCAGGCCGGCGACGCCTGGCGCCTGGTGGACGCGCCGCAGATCGGCGGCGAGAACGTCGAGGTGTCGAGCGTGTTCGCGCTGAGCCGGTTCTCCTCGTCGGGCGGGGCCGCCGCGGCGCCCCCCTCGGACAAGATGCAGCAGCTCATGGAGGAGTTGGAGAAGCTCGACGCCCGCCGCGCGACGCTCCCGCCGGCGCAGCAGGCCAAGCTGATCGACGAACGCGAGCAGCGGCTCCTGGCCCTGGTGCAGGCCACTGAGGACCCGCAGTTCAAGGAGACCTGGTACTCGCAGCTCGCCGACATGTACAGCTCGGCGGCGATGGAGGGCGTCTACCCGAAGGGCGTCGCGCGGCTCCAGGAACTCGAGAACGCGTTGGTCAAGATGAAGGCCAGCCGCGAACTGGTGGCGCACGTGACCTACCTGCGGCTGTGGAGCGATTGGGTGCTGAAGAACCAAGACCCCAAGCTCGATTTCGCCAAGGTGCAGGACGAGTGGGTTAAGCAGCTCCGCGGTTTCGTGAAGCAGTTCCCCGACACCCCGGACACCGCCGAGGCCTGCCTGCAGCTCGGCATGACGCTCGAGTTCGCCGGCGAGACCGACGAGGCGCTCGAGTGGTACCAGAAGCTCGGCAAGGACTTCGCCGGCACGCCCCGCGGCGAGAAAGGCCTGGGCGCCGCCCGCCGGATCGACTCGGTAGGCAAGGTGATGTCGCTCAGCGGCCCGGGGCTCGACGGCGGCTCGGTCGACCTCGCCAAGTACCGCGGCAAGCACGTGCTGATCCAGTACTGGGCCACGTGGTACGAGCCGAGCAAGACCGAGATGGCCGTGCTCAATCAGGCCCTCAGCAAGTACCGCAAGGCGGGGTTCGAGGTGCTGGGCGTGAACCTCGACAACTCGCCGGCGGCCGCCAAGGCCTACCTGGCAGAGAACCGCTACCCCTGGCGTCACGTCTATGACCAGGACGGCCTGGAGGGACGCCTGGCGAACGAGATGGGCGTGATGACCCTGCCGCTGATGATCCTCGTCGACGAGGACGGCAAGGTCGTGAACCGCAACGTCCACGCCACCGAGCTCGACGCGGAGCTCAAGCGGGTGCTGAAGTAG
- the cbiE gene encoding precorrin-6y C5,15-methyltransferase (decarboxylating) subunit CbiE translates to MSQTPQKIAVIGIGDDGLDAVSPSVRQRILEAELVLGSDRALKLLPEGRQAEQQVLSGDLDELASQLESVGGRRAVVLIFGDPMFYGLARYVTEKIGKDRFEVAPHVSSMQLAFARVMESWDEAYLTNLANHPLDKVVERIRTAQKAGLFTSPEQPPNAVAQALLDKGIDYFHAYVCENLGARDERVTRGSLEEIAAQSFAPLNVMILVRQADAPDRPRDAIGRRLFGNPDEAFLQSKPKQGLATSAEVRALALAQMDIAPGSIVWDIGAGSGSVSVEAAQLARDGAAYAVEMDPEDHGLIKQNADRFGVTNLMAILGKAPEALADLPDPDAVFVAGGGREVARICSAAYERLRPGGRLVVNLIAINNLAELYEQMGAASHDCRVMMVNIAEGADQLGRLSFESLKPSFLLSVIKP, encoded by the coding sequence GTGTCGCAGACCCCTCAGAAAATCGCCGTGATCGGCATCGGCGACGACGGCCTGGACGCCGTCTCGCCGTCCGTGCGTCAGCGGATCCTTGAGGCCGAGCTCGTGCTCGGCTCCGACCGCGCGCTGAAGCTCCTCCCCGAGGGCCGCCAGGCCGAGCAGCAGGTGCTCTCCGGCGACCTCGACGAGCTGGCGTCCCAGCTGGAGTCCGTCGGCGGCCGCCGCGCCGTGGTGCTGATCTTCGGCGACCCGATGTTCTACGGGCTCGCGCGGTACGTCACGGAGAAGATCGGCAAGGACCGCTTCGAGGTCGCGCCGCACGTCAGCAGCATGCAGCTGGCGTTCGCCCGCGTCATGGAGAGCTGGGACGAGGCCTACCTGACCAACCTGGCCAACCACCCGCTCGACAAGGTCGTGGAGCGGATCCGCACCGCTCAGAAGGCGGGCCTTTTCACCTCGCCCGAGCAGCCGCCCAACGCGGTCGCCCAAGCGCTGCTCGACAAGGGCATCGACTACTTCCACGCCTACGTGTGCGAGAACCTGGGCGCCCGCGACGAGCGCGTCACCCGCGGCTCGCTGGAGGAGATCGCCGCGCAGTCCTTCGCGCCGCTCAACGTGATGATCCTGGTGCGACAGGCCGACGCGCCCGACCGCCCGCGCGACGCGATCGGCCGCCGGCTGTTCGGCAACCCGGACGAGGCGTTCCTGCAGTCCAAGCCGAAGCAGGGGCTGGCCACGTCGGCGGAGGTCCGCGCGCTGGCGCTCGCGCAGATGGACATCGCGCCCGGCAGCATCGTGTGGGACATCGGCGCCGGCAGCGGGTCGGTGAGCGTCGAGGCCGCGCAGCTCGCCCGCGACGGCGCCGCCTACGCGGTCGAGATGGACCCCGAGGACCACGGCCTGATCAAGCAGAACGCCGACCGGTTTGGCGTGACGAACCTGATGGCGATCCTCGGCAAGGCGCCCGAGGCGCTGGCCGACCTGCCCGACCCCGACGCGGTGTTCGTCGCCGGCGGCGGACGCGAGGTGGCCCGCATCTGCTCCGCCGCCTACGAGCGTCTGCGGCCCGGCGGCCGGCTGGTGGTGAACCTGATCGCGATCAACAACCTGGCCGAGTTGTACGAGCAGATGGGCGCCGCCAGCCACGACTGCCGCGTGATGATGGTCAACATCGCCGAGGGCGCCGATCAGCTGGGCCGGCTGTCGTTTGAATCGCTCAAGCCGAGCTTCCTGCTCAGCGTGATCAAACCGTAG
- the glgX gene encoding glycogen debranching protein GlgX, whose protein sequence is MTRSSGAIRPRTEAADSLMSQPKPVLQFNYPLPYGAVVRDGGVQFAVYSKSATSMRVLLYNRVTDAEPSRVIEFDPQNDRWGDIWSIFVPELPIGALYHFQADGPFAPEQGHRFDGRARLIDPYARALAGKFQPGTDGVVRPPKCVVVDDHFDWQGDRHLKRPLSETIIYEMHVRGFTKSSTSDVSHPGTYLGVIEKIPYLKSLGVTAVELMPVHEFPTEESNGSKSERPNYWGYDPMAFFAPHRGYAYGNKPGAQVRQFKEMVRELHAAGIEVILDVVFNHTSEGNEHGPTFTFKGLENNVYYMLNPDGSYKNYSGCGNTVNSNHPIAREMIFHCLRHWVYNYHIDGFRFDLASILHRNRDGELVPNPPLVEYIAEDPMLADTKIIAEAWDAAGAYQVGSFANHRWAEWNGAYRDNIRRYWRGDDGMTGAMATRLAGSSDLYQPSGKNPYHSINFITSHDGYTLNDLNSYERKHNLANGEDNRDGDNNNYSSNYGIEGPTRRVAIQQLRIRQCKNMLATLMLSQGTPMIVSGDEVLRTQRGNNNAYCQDNATSWFDWRLVSRNAEMLRFVEALTAFRVHQPTLRRETFLTGTAERPSELPDVSWYGVDGSVIDWQHSYHSMTCLLGTSWLRDRNARCVMIFMHAGGNPQNFMPPPAAEQFKWRLFIDTAKDSPKDIYPGATGPVLINGEPVELDHHSLRCYVAV, encoded by the coding sequence ATGACGCGTTCGTCAGGCGCCATCCGCCCCCGCACCGAGGCCGCCGACTCCTTGATGTCACAGCCCAAGCCCGTCCTGCAATTCAACTACCCCCTGCCCTACGGCGCTGTCGTGCGGGACGGCGGGGTGCAGTTTGCCGTCTACAGCAAGTCCGCCACGTCGATGCGGGTGCTGCTGTACAACCGCGTGACCGACGCCGAGCCGTCGCGGGTCATCGAGTTCGACCCGCAGAACGACCGCTGGGGCGACATCTGGAGCATCTTTGTTCCGGAGCTCCCGATCGGGGCGCTCTACCACTTCCAGGCCGACGGCCCCTTCGCCCCCGAGCAGGGCCACCGCTTCGACGGCCGCGCGCGGCTGATCGACCCGTACGCCCGGGCGCTGGCCGGCAAGTTCCAGCCCGGCACGGACGGCGTCGTCCGCCCGCCCAAGTGCGTGGTGGTCGACGACCACTTCGACTGGCAGGGCGACCGCCACCTCAAGCGGCCGCTCAGCGAGACCATCATCTACGAGATGCACGTCCGCGGCTTCACCAAGAGCTCCACGAGCGACGTGTCGCACCCGGGCACGTACCTGGGCGTGATCGAGAAGATCCCCTACCTCAAGTCGCTGGGGGTGACCGCGGTCGAGCTGATGCCGGTGCACGAGTTCCCGACCGAGGAGAGCAACGGCAGCAAGAGCGAGCGGCCCAACTACTGGGGCTACGACCCCATGGCCTTCTTCGCGCCGCACCGCGGCTACGCCTACGGCAACAAGCCGGGCGCCCAGGTCCGGCAGTTCAAGGAGATGGTCCGCGAGCTGCACGCCGCCGGCATCGAGGTCATCCTGGACGTGGTGTTCAACCACACGTCCGAGGGCAACGAGCACGGCCCCACGTTCACCTTCAAGGGCCTGGAGAACAACGTCTACTACATGCTGAACCCGGACGGCAGCTACAAGAACTACTCCGGCTGCGGCAACACGGTCAACAGCAACCACCCCATCGCGCGGGAGATGATTTTCCACTGCCTGCGGCACTGGGTGTACAACTACCACATCGACGGCTTCCGCTTCGACCTGGCGAGCATCCTGCACCGCAACCGCGACGGCGAGCTGGTGCCCAACCCGCCGCTGGTGGAGTACATCGCCGAGGACCCGATGCTGGCGGACACCAAGATCATCGCCGAGGCGTGGGACGCCGCCGGCGCGTATCAGGTGGGGTCGTTCGCCAACCACCGCTGGGCCGAGTGGAACGGCGCCTACCGCGACAACATCCGCCGTTACTGGCGCGGCGACGACGGCATGACCGGCGCCATGGCCACCCGGCTGGCCGGCTCCAGCGACCTGTACCAGCCCAGCGGCAAGAACCCCTACCACAGCATCAACTTCATTACCTCGCACGACGGCTACACGCTCAACGACCTCAACAGCTACGAGCGTAAGCACAACCTGGCCAACGGCGAGGACAACCGCGACGGCGACAACAACAACTACAGCTCCAACTACGGCATCGAGGGCCCGACGCGGCGGGTCGCGATCCAGCAGCTGCGGATCCGGCAGTGCAAGAACATGCTGGCCACGCTGATGCTGAGCCAGGGCACGCCGATGATCGTCTCCGGCGACGAGGTGCTCCGCACCCAGCGCGGCAACAACAACGCCTACTGCCAGGACAACGCCACCAGCTGGTTCGACTGGCGGCTGGTCTCGCGCAACGCCGAGATGCTCCGCTTCGTCGAGGCGCTCACCGCGTTCCGCGTGCACCAGCCCACGCTCCGCCGCGAGACCTTCCTGACCGGCACCGCCGAGCGGCCCAGCGAGCTGCCCGACGTCAGCTGGTACGGCGTCGACGGGTCGGTGATCGACTGGCAGCACTCCTACCACAGCATGACCTGCCTGCTCGGCACCAGCTGGCTGCGGGACCGCAACGCCCGCTGCGTGATGATCTTCATGCACGCCGGCGGCAACCCCCAGAACTTCATGCCGCCGCCCGCCGCCGAGCAGTTCAAGTGGCGGCTGTTCATCGACACCGCCAAGGACTCGCCGAAGGACATCTACCCCGGCGCCACCGGGCCGGTGCTGATCAACGGCGAGCCGGTCGAGCTCGACCACCACTCGCTGCGTTGCTACGTGGCCGTCTAA
- the purM gene encoding phosphoribosylformylglycinamidine cyclo-ligase: MQKATYKDSGVDLELYQQSMARLPALMNRTRSPRVLPAEGGFAGLFQLDFAGKLFARNYQDPVLVACTDGVGTKLKAAQLAGVHNTVGIDLVAMCVNDALCTGAEPLFFLDYIAMSHDDPTRLAEVVEGISAGCQESDCSLIGGETAIMPDLYAHGDYDLAGFCVGVVDRAKMIDGKAIAPGDVVLGVASSGIHSNGYSLVRKIVFEIAGLTVDSHVDELGCTVGEELLRPTRLYVRPVRSVLSHYRKKQVVHGIAHITGGGLHENIERILPAGVKLQINEGSWPVPPVFQWLQRLGSVDADEMARVFNMGVGLAVIVSEYYADSVQSQLAEQGLESWPIGKIDAA, translated from the coding sequence ATGCAGAAAGCAACTTACAAAGATTCCGGCGTCGACCTCGAGCTGTACCAGCAGTCGATGGCCCGCCTGCCGGCCCTGATGAACCGGACCCGCAGCCCCCGCGTGCTGCCGGCCGAGGGCGGGTTTGCCGGCCTTTTTCAGCTCGATTTCGCCGGCAAGCTGTTCGCCCGGAACTACCAGGACCCCGTCCTTGTGGCCTGCACCGATGGCGTGGGCACCAAGCTCAAGGCGGCCCAGCTAGCGGGCGTGCACAACACGGTGGGCATCGACCTGGTGGCGATGTGCGTGAACGACGCGCTCTGCACCGGCGCCGAGCCGCTGTTCTTCCTCGACTACATCGCTATGAGCCACGACGACCCGACGCGGCTAGCCGAAGTGGTTGAAGGGATCAGCGCCGGCTGCCAGGAGAGCGACTGCTCGCTGATCGGCGGCGAGACCGCCATCATGCCCGACCTGTATGCCCACGGCGACTACGACCTCGCCGGCTTCTGTGTCGGCGTGGTGGACCGCGCGAAGATGATCGACGGCAAGGCGATCGCCCCCGGCGACGTGGTCCTCGGCGTGGCGTCCAGCGGCATCCACTCCAACGGCTACAGCCTGGTGCGGAAGATCGTGTTCGAGATCGCCGGGCTGACGGTCGACTCGCATGTCGACGAGCTCGGCTGCACGGTCGGCGAGGAGCTGCTCCGCCCAACCCGCCTGTACGTACGCCCGGTCCGCAGCGTGCTCAGCCACTACCGCAAGAAGCAGGTGGTGCACGGCATCGCCCACATCACCGGCGGCGGGCTGCACGAGAACATCGAACGGATCCTGCCCGCCGGCGTGAAGCTGCAGATCAATGAGGGCAGCTGGCCGGTCCCCCCGGTCTTCCAGTGGCTGCAGCGGCTCGGCTCGGTCGACGCCGACGAGATGGCCCGCGTGTTCAACATGGGCGTGGGCCTGGCGGTAATTGTCAGCGAGTACTATGCCGACAGCGTGCAGAGCCAACTGGCCGAGCAGGGGCTGGAGAGCTGGCCGATTGGCAAGATCGACGCTGCCTAG
- a CDS encoding protein-disulfide reductase DsbD family protein, translating into MARTALTNLLTTTLRRAAAVLLCLSPAIGLAQGGFLDGFQGGGFGSPMGGATGDPVSVSSQFTAATADQPAVLMITAKIEPGWHVYSLTQGKLPSGLGPNQTKITIDESPQYKLLGEVRAFPEAHDRVDAEAFVGLTLEEHSNQVTWYAPIELAEGVDPAAVTVTGKVSLQACEERGSCIPPKSYPINARVGGGVPIGPLDLSAPPSTSAERAAATPGEGASPSVAAPVAPLTPTAEPGQAYDLNAIRFTERAGENSLGWNLLLAFGGGLILNLMPCVLPVIGLKVMSFVQQAGYSRAKAFELNLWYSLGIVAVFWVLAGLAIFAGLSWGKQFSSVGFNLTMASIVFVMALSLLGVWEIHVPDAVGRSSTHKSVAGEGRLAAFFKGVLTTLLATPCTGPGMAVALGWAVRQTGGTTMLVFTVMGIGMAFPYLLIGAFPKLVNFLPRPGEWMVTFKQLMGFVLLGTVIFLLSLIPTTYLLPSLCLLTTLGLACWVYSKMPIGAPFGEQTQTYVLCSAIIAAGAVFSFAWLAPVLSNENEAWQPFSLAKLNEVAVEEGKTVLVDFGADWCANCQVLEKTVLHTAPVEEAIKANRVVTMFADNTDYPPEIENTLKALRSNGVPVIAIFPGGAPYEPIVFRGVYTQGQLTDAIAAASAAKPTTVANSAPDGPQAAR; encoded by the coding sequence GTGGCACGCACCGCGTTGACCAACCTGCTCACCACCACCCTGCGGCGCGCCGCCGCGGTGCTGCTCTGCCTGTCGCCCGCAATCGGACTGGCGCAGGGCGGTTTCCTGGATGGCTTCCAAGGAGGAGGGTTCGGCAGCCCGATGGGCGGCGCCACCGGCGACCCGGTTTCTGTCAGCTCACAGTTCACCGCGGCCACGGCCGACCAGCCGGCTGTGCTGATGATCACGGCCAAGATCGAACCGGGGTGGCACGTCTACTCGCTGACCCAGGGGAAGCTGCCGAGCGGCCTGGGCCCCAACCAGACCAAGATCACCATCGACGAGTCGCCGCAGTACAAGCTGCTGGGCGAGGTGCGGGCGTTCCCAGAGGCGCACGACCGCGTTGACGCGGAGGCCTTTGTCGGCCTCACGCTCGAAGAGCACTCCAACCAGGTCACCTGGTACGCGCCGATCGAGCTTGCCGAAGGGGTCGATCCCGCCGCGGTCACCGTCACCGGCAAGGTGTCGCTGCAGGCTTGTGAGGAACGCGGGTCGTGCATCCCGCCCAAGAGCTACCCAATCAACGCCCGCGTAGGCGGGGGAGTCCCGATCGGCCCGCTCGATCTCTCCGCGCCGCCGTCGACCTCCGCTGAGCGGGCCGCGGCTACGCCGGGCGAGGGGGCCAGTCCGAGCGTTGCCGCCCCGGTCGCGCCGCTGACCCCGACCGCCGAGCCAGGGCAGGCGTACGACCTGAACGCCATCCGCTTCACCGAACGGGCGGGCGAGAACTCGCTCGGCTGGAACCTGCTGCTGGCGTTCGGCGGCGGGCTGATCCTAAACCTGATGCCGTGCGTGCTGCCGGTGATCGGACTGAAGGTCATGAGCTTTGTGCAGCAGGCGGGCTACAGCCGCGCCAAGGCGTTTGAGCTCAACCTCTGGTACTCGCTCGGCATCGTGGCGGTGTTCTGGGTGCTGGCGGGGCTGGCGATCTTCGCCGGCCTGTCTTGGGGCAAGCAGTTCAGCAGCGTTGGCTTCAACCTGACGATGGCGTCGATCGTGTTCGTCATGGCGCTGAGCCTGCTGGGGGTGTGGGAGATCCACGTGCCCGACGCGGTCGGCCGGAGCTCGACCCACAAGTCGGTCGCCGGCGAGGGCCGCCTGGCGGCGTTCTTCAAGGGCGTGCTCACGACGCTGCTCGCCACCCCGTGCACCGGGCCCGGCATGGCCGTAGCGCTCGGGTGGGCGGTCCGCCAGACAGGCGGGACGACCATGCTGGTGTTCACCGTGATGGGCATCGGGATGGCGTTCCCCTACCTGCTGATCGGCGCGTTCCCGAAGCTGGTGAACTTCCTCCCGCGGCCGGGCGAGTGGATGGTGACGTTCAAGCAGCTGATGGGCTTTGTGCTCCTGGGTACCGTGATCTTCTTGCTGTCGCTGATCCCCACCACCTACCTGCTACCGTCGCTCTGCCTGCTGACCACGCTTGGGCTGGCGTGCTGGGTATATTCCAAGATGCCGATCGGCGCCCCGTTCGGCGAGCAGACCCAGACCTACGTGCTGTGCAGCGCCATCATTGCCGCGGGCGCGGTGTTCTCGTTCGCCTGGCTCGCGCCGGTGCTGTCAAACGAGAACGAGGCCTGGCAGCCGTTTTCGCTGGCCAAGCTCAACGAGGTGGCGGTGGAGGAGGGCAAGACGGTGCTGGTGGACTTCGGCGCCGACTGGTGCGCCAACTGCCAGGTGCTCGAGAAGACCGTGCTGCACACCGCGCCGGTGGAGGAAGCGATCAAGGCCAACCGCGTGGTCACGATGTTCGCCGACAACACCGACTACCCGCCGGAGATCGAGAACACCCTCAAGGCGCTCCGCAGCAACGGCGTGCCGGTGATCGCCATCTTCCCGGGCGGCGCGCCGTACGAGCCGATCGTGTTCCGCGGCGTGTACACGCAGGGTCAGCTCACCGACGCCATCGCGGCGGCCAGTGCCGCCAAGCCAACCACCGTGGCCAACTCGGCCCCCGACGGCCCGCAAGCGGCGCGGTGA